ACCCACCCTTCGATATCGCCGTCCCTGCACTCCCCGATCAGGACGCGCCACGCCCGGGGGGACGGAAGGCTTTCAGCCAGGGACGGGGAGTCGGCCGAGGCAGCGCAGTTGATGGCGGCCCAGGCGATATCATAGTCATCGTTGAAGGCCGGATGGGTTTTTGTTGCGGCAAAATGCTCGTAGGTGAATCCGTCGCAGTCGGGAATGCGCCCCAGGACCCTGATCCAGGCCCAGAGAAGACTGCGGGCGACAACCCGCGGGTAGGACCGTGAAGCGTCCACAAGGACGCCGTCCACATCGAACACTATGAGATCGTTTTGTGCCATTTCGGTCACGGATACACCTCATTTTCATCATACCTATGCTGTCCGTTTACCATTGTACCAGAGGAAGACGGCATCAGCCCGGAGGAAAAATGCTGCTGGAAATACCGCTGGACTCCAAATACGGCACCTTGTACCGGCAAATTGCCGAACATCTTGAAAAAATGATCCTGGCGGGGAGCATCCCCTGCGGAACCAGGCTTCCGGGAACCAGGGAGCTTGCCCGCATGCTCGGCGTAAGCCGGTCCACCGTCGTGGAAGCCTACATGCTCCTAGAGAAAAGGGAAATTGTTCAGTTGAAAGGAAGAAGCGGTGCTTTCGCTGCGGCGGATTCCCTTCCGCACCCGGTGAGCTGCCGGGAGGGAGGAGATGTTTTCCATTTTGACTCAGAACGGCCGACCACGGACCTGATTCCTTACGGCGCCCTTGCGAAGATCAGCCGGGATGCCCTGCTCGAAGACGGTGGGAAGATTCTTGGAGGCAGTCCTCCTGAAGGCCTTGAAGAGCTGCGGTTCGCCCTGCTCGAGCATTCCGTTCTCAGGGGAATACCTGCAAGGCCGGGAGAGATGGCAGTTACGTCAGGAGGGAAGGATGCTCTCTCCACTGTTCTGCGGGCTCTCCGCACCGGAGGGTATGGGAGGGTGTTTGCCGAAAGGCTGACTTACACGGATATGAAAGAAATAGCCGCCAACGAGGGATTGCCGTTCCGACCGGTCCCCCTTCTTGTGGAGGAAGGGCTCGCCTCCCTGAAAAAATTGACATCCAGGGATATCCTGTATCTTATCCCGAGCTTCCAGAACCCTACGGGAATGACTCTCCCTCCGGAAATCCGCAGGGAAATACTCGAACTCAGGCAGAAAAAAGGCTTTCTCATCATAGAGGACGACAGTTACGGGGAACTCCGCTACGGCGAAAAGAGCGTTCCCGCGCTGAAAGCCCTGGACGAAGGCGAAGGAGTGGTGTACATCGGCTCCTTCAGCCAGGTCCTGTTTCCGGGAATGCGGTTCGGCTACATTCTGCTCCCCTCCGGACTGTGGAACAGTTACGTGCGGACGGCGTCCTTCCGCCAGGGGCAGACCTCGTCTCTCGTCCAGCTCGTCATGTTGAAATTCATACGACAGGGAAAACTCGCGGAAGCCGTTGAAAAGGCACGGGCGGTGCTTTCGGCGAGGATGGAGTCTCTTCTTCTCGGTCTCGGTTCAGCCTTTCCGGGCATGCCTGTGCACAAGCCGGAAGGCGGGGTTTTCCTGTGGTTTCCCACCGGCAAAACGGACGGTAGGGAAGCTGCCGGACTTGCTTTCCGCGCAGGAGTGCTCGTCACTGACGGAAACCTCTACTCCCTGGGAAATAAACGGCAGAGAGCGGTAAGATTTTCCGTTTCCTCCGTTCCTGCTCAAAAGATGGACGAGGCCTGCGCAAGGTTGGAGAAATGCTGGACGTCCCTTTTCTAGACGTTTTTCGTCGTGCCTTTTTCTTCTTCCTTCTTGAGCGTCAGGAGGAATTTTCGCCACAGGAAGAGTGCGGCTGCTGCGGATAAGGTGCCCGCGCCGAGACCGATAAGAATGTAATCGGGCCGGCCCCTGCTGAAAAAATAGCCGCCGAGCCCAGCGAGAGCATATCCGTACAAAACCACGGTTCCCATGGATAAAAGAAGTACGATGAATCTCATAATCAGCCCTCCGGGAATGCACCGGGCAAAAAGGTACGGGGAAATGCATTTTTCCCCCGTCCGTATCTTGTCGGTTCACCATAAATATGATAAAGTATCTCAAAATCTACAATACTGACTGTTATACAATGGATCTGGAAAACATCCGACTTCATGAAAAAACAGGGAGGTCCTTCAAACATGAGAGAACCGCGTCTTTATACAACATCGGCGGATTATGCCTACCAGGAACTGCGCCACCGCATTATAACAAAGCAGCTCAAACCGGGACAGAGACTTCCGGAAGTGAACATCGCAGTTCAGATGGGCGTAAGCAGGACCCCGGTGAGGGAGGCGCTTCGCCGACTGGCGAGCGAAGGACTGGTTATCATCATACCGAACAGCGGCGCCAGGCTTGCCGCTCCCACGGCGAGAGAGATCGAGGACACGTTTCTTGTGCGGGAACAGCTTGAATGCCTCGCCATTCGCCTCGCGGCGGAACGAATCGGCGACAGGCATCTCCGGAGGCTGGAAGAGGCTCTTGTTGAAGAGGCCAGGGCTATCGAGGAGCGGGATCTGGAAACGTACCTCGAGGTTAACGAAGCCTTCCACAAAGCCGTCGCCGATGCGAGCGGAAACAGAGTCCTCGCGGAATACGTGGAAAATATCCTCGCGAGAACAAATGCATACGTCGTTTTTTATGATCCTTTCTATCAGAATGAGACTACTCCCACTGTCGATTCTCACAAGGAAATATTGGTGGCCCTCAGGGCGCATGACAGCGAAAAATCCGTCAAACTCATGAAACGCCACCTTAAGGAGTCCATTTCCGGACTCAGCCGTATCGTGAAGGATTGAGCCGGGAGTCTCTTCATGCTCTTCCCGGGCGGGGTTTCCCCCGCTCTTTTTTTGGGTGCGCCACAAAATGACCTGATTCTGTGAAGATACACTCAGAATCGTATTCCACGCGAGGAAAATTTTCTTCGCGAACGTTCAAGGAGGCACGCTTTTTTATGACCGCAAAAATCCCCACCCTGGATTTGAAGAGAAATTACGGAAGAATTAAAGACGAAATTCTGGAGGCCATCAACTCGGTTTTGGAAAGTCAGCATTTTATTCTGGGCCCTGACGTGGCCGCTTTTGAGAAAGAATGCGAAAGCTACCTCGGCGGCGTTTCGGCCATCGGATGCGCTTCGGGAACGGACGCCCTTCTCCTGGCACTGAAGGCACTCGACATAGGAGAGGGGGACGAGGTTATCACGACACCCTACAGTTTTTTTGCCACAGCAAGCTGCATCACCCGTCTCGGAGCGGTTCCGGTTTTTGTCGACGTGGATCCCGGGACCTTCAACATTGATCCTGTCAAGGCCCTTGAAGCTGTCACCCCGAAAACGAAGGTGTTTCTGCCGGTTCATCTCTTCGGCCAGATGACCCCTCTCGAGTCGGTGCATGACGCCTTTGCCGCCAGGGGTATAGCGATCGTGGAAGACGCCGCGCAGGCATTCGGGTCATGGAGAAAGGAAGGAAATAGTATCCGCCGGGCAGGAGCCTGGGGCAAAATAGGCTGCTACTCCTTCTTTCCCACGAAGAACCTCGGAGGATACGGGGACGGCGGCATGAACGTCACCCCTGACGGAGAGATCGCCGCCCGCCTCAGAAAACTCAGGGTTCACGGCGCCGGAACGACCTACTATCACGATGAAGTAGGGCTGAACAGCAGGCTTGATTCCCTTCAGGCCGCAATATTGAGGGTCAAACTCCGTCATATCGAGGAGTGGAACGAGGAGCGCCGTACCGTGGCGGGGAGATATTTCGCCCTCTTCGCCGAAAAGGGGCTGCTCGACACGGTGGTCCCCCCGCAGGAACTCGAGGGGAACTATCATATTTATCACCAGTATGTGGTCAAGGTGCCCCGAAGGGACGAACTGCTGGCATTTCTGGAAGGGGAGGGAATCACCGGCAGGGTTTATTACCCCGTCAGCCTCCATCTACAGAAATGCTTCTCTTTCCTGGGGTACTCGGAAGGTGATTTTCCCGTGTCCGAACAGCTCAGCAGGGAAACCCTGGCTCTTCCCGTTTTCCCGGAACTCACCATGGACGAGCAGGTACGGATAGTCTCGGCTATCGGACGGTTCTACGACAAATAAACCCTCAATCCGCGGGCAGAGGGATCTTTCAGGCCCCGGCGGCGCGAATTCACCTTATGCCCGGAGGTACTCCCTCTGCCTGAAAAAACTGCGGATGCAGGACAACTGACCAATATTGACCTAAATGCCGGAACCGTGTAAAATACCGATGGAGGAGCGTTGAAAGAGGAGTAATCTTTCTTCCATTGATAATGTCTTTCGACGGAGGTGGGACCCATGTTTCCATTTTTCTTTGACCCGACGATGATACTGTTGATTCCAGCCCTTCTCCTTGCCGTTTGGGCTCAGATGAGGGTGAAATCGGTTTTTATGCGCTACAGCGCCATTGGTTCCCGGCGGGGCGTTACTGCGGCTATGGCCGCCAGGCTGATTCTTGACCGTTTTGGTCTGCAGGATGTTCCGGTGAACCAGGTGAGAGGAAATCTCACCGACCATTATGATCCCCGGAACAGGAGCCTGAGCCTCTCCGACTCGGTTTACGGCAGCACGAGCATAGCTGCCATCGGCGTTGCGGCCCACGAAGTCGGTCATGCTATCCAGGACAGTGTGGATTATTCGCCGCTGAAAATACGAAATGCCATTGTTCCCGTGGTGGGGATCGGTTCTTCCATGGCTTTCCCCCTTTTCTTCATCGGCATTCTGTTTTACAGCCCAATGCTCATGGACCTGGGGGTGTTCCTTTTTCTGGGGGTCATTCTCTTCCACATCGTCACGCTGCCGGTGGAATTCGACGCAAGCAACCGCGCTCTGAAAGTTCTTGCCGATACGGGGATTCTCTCCACCGATGAAATCGGCGGCGCCGCATCCGTGCTCAGGGCTGCTTCCTGGACGTACATAGCCGCGACCCTCATGGCTTTTGCCCAGCTCATACGCCTTCTCTTCCTTCGCGGAATGTTCGGCAGCAGGGACTGAACCCCTGCGGCGGAGCTGGGATACCGTTTCAGCGTCAGCGAATAATGGAGCGGCTTCGGAAGTCGCTCCATTTCTTTTCCGGTGAAGAAAGGAAAAACCGAATGCCTCTTCTTGTTTTTGTCCTTTTCCTTTTCCTGTTTCCATTGCTGGTTTTTGCCGTCCTTCTCCTGCTTGCCCTTCTTCTGCCCATAGGGTTTACCGCGGCATATCTGCCGGGAATTCTTTTCTCTCCGGCGAAGCTGGCCGGAATTCTCTTCAGCCGAAGAGTGAGGGCAAACCACGGTCTTGCCCACGGGACGATCGCGGTGCTCGAAGAGCGATATGGTCCCCTTGACATCGAAGGGCTTCCCGATGAAGACGGATTTTCCCTCAGGGGAGGTCTCGACCCCGAGGAGGTGCTTGGGGCGGCGAGGAATGCCCTTCTTCGAATGCAGTCGGGCGAGATGTTTCCTCTCTTCAGGAAGAGGTGTCCTGCCGCTTCGGCCCTTGTTTTTTTCGGTGTCCTTGTCTGCCTGGTGCCGCTTGCGGTCCTTGGAGGTTTCAGCGCCATCACTGCGGCAGCGATTCTAATGTGTGTTCTTTTTTCCGCCCGTTTTTTCTCCCCCTGGATTCAGCGCCTGCTTACAGTTCCCCTGCAACCGGGGGATTTTGAAATTATCGGCGCTGAACCCCGAGATGAAAGGAGGAGGTTTCTCGGAATCGAAATGCTTGTGCCGTCGGCCGTGTTCATACGGACCCGTACAAGAGGAGAACCCCTTGTCGCGGAGGTGGTGTCATGAGGGGTATCGAAGCCGCCCTGTTCGTGTGGCGGGAAGTCCGGGCCGGGAAGTTTGCTTCCGAATCTATACGTCGCATCGCCGATTCACTGTCGCCGGGAGATCTTACCCTGGTCTCCTCCCTTGTGTATTCCGCTCTTAGAAGGCAGTTCCTCTGGAAAGAAATCTACAGCAGATTTCTCAGAACATCACCTTCCGGATTGTCCCAGTCTGCCGGCGATGCCCTGTGTATTGGTACGGCGGGCATTCTCGAGCTGAGAACCTTTGCCCCCAGGGTTCTGGTAAACGGCCTTGTCCAGGAACTGAAAAAGCAGGGTGACGACCGCGGCTCCCGTATCGTGAACGCTGTTTTGCGGCGAGTGGCCGAGGAAGGCCGGGACCAGATGAGAAAAATTGAGGTTTCCGGAGGACTGAAAGAGCAGTCTCTTATTTCCGGCATCCCGTCATGGGTTGCTTCTTCGTGGCGGAATGTCTGGGGAGACGATGGAAAGAAACTCCTCAAAATGATGCGGATACGCCCCTATTCGTCCTTCAGGATAACTGGAGAGAGTGACAGAGAGAGGATTCTCGGGCTCGCGCGGGAGAAGGGGATCCGGTGCTGGCAGTCTCCTCTGCTTTCCTCCTCCGTGCGACTGGCCGGGACCGTTTTTCCTCCTGAATTTCCAGGGTACGGAGAAGGCCTAGCCACGCCCCAGACTGAGTCCTCCATGATGGTTGCGGAAGTGATGAGAAAGATGCATAAAGGGGGGCCTCTTCTTGAAATGTGTGCGGGGAGAGGAGTGAAGACAGGGCATATATCCTCTCTTTTCCCGGAAACGCCCATGGAAAGTATCGAACTGTCTCCTGCCAGGGCGAAAGCGGCGGAAAGAGAGTTAGCCAGGACGGGAATGCGTGGAAAGGTCCGGTTAATCACCGGTGATGCTCTTCATACCTCCCCTTCTTTTGTTCCCTCCATGATTTCTCTTGATGCCCCCTGTTCGGGAAGCGGGACCTGGAACCGCCATCCGGAGGCAAAATGGCGCCTGACCCCGGAAAAGCTCGATTCCCTGGCATCCCTGCAGATAAATCTGCTGAAAAGGGCCGTATCCCTCCTTGCGCCGGGAGGCATTGTGGTCTACTCTACTTGTAGCCTGCTGAAAAACGAAAATGAAAACGTGGTCGCCCATGTCCTCTCGGAAGAGCCCGGGCTGGTGGAACTTTCCTTTCCCTTCGGCGGAGCGCTTTTCAGGAAAGGGCGGCCCTGGGGGACATACATGTGGCCGGAACTGCCATGGATCGATGGATTCTACATGGCCGTGATCATGAAAAAATCGGGAGGGAAAACTGTTGATGGGTAGAATCTTCCGCTGGGCCGTGGTCCTGGTGATTCTTGTCATTCTCATATCGGGCAGCGTGGCTTTTTACACCGTGTTTTTCGGGGGGAAAGACCTCGTTATACCCCCCTTGCGGGAAATGTCCGTACTTGACGCGGTTGACGAGGCTGAGCGGATCGGTCTCGAAGTGAAAATAGAACAGGTTGAATCCTCCATACCTGCGGGAACAGTTCTTGCCCAGTGGCCGGAAGCAGGAACAAAAGTCCGAAGGGATAAAAGCATAATTCTGAAAATAAGCCAAGGCGGGAATAAAAAGGCCGTTCCCGACCTCAGGGGGCTTGAGAACACCCAGGCACTGAAAAAAATCCAGGAGCTCGGCTTTACCGCAGGAGATACTGTAAGAATCCATGATGACAACAGGCCGGCTGGAACGGTCATTGCGCAGAACCCCGCCGTTCCCGCCGTGGTTGACGATTCCAGGAAAATCGATCTTCTCGTCAGCCTCGGACCTGTTCCAAAAGACGGCCGCATTCCTGTTCCTGACATCGCACAAAGGGACGAGGAGACGGGAAAGGATCTCCTTGCCCAGAGCGGTCTGAAGTTCGGGGGAACGGAATACGTCTCGACCCAAAACACGCCGGAAGGAATGATCATGTCTACGAAACCCGGGGCGGGAACCATGGTGAGACCGGGTGATACCGTGCAGATCGTGGTTGCCGCGAACAGAAGAAAAGAAGAACCGCAAAAGCCTGAAACCCCGGTTGTCCCACCTGGTTCCGCAGGCCGGCCCTCTGGCGCGGTAGTGGTCGAGGAACCTCCGGTCCAGACCCAGCCGAGACAGGTCGGACCTGCGGGGCCCGTGCAGACAGTTCTTACCCCACGGCAGCAGGAACTGGCAGGAGCAACGGGGCTGCCTTCAGGGACACCGCCTGCTTTCGCCCCTGCCGCCGCCCAGACAGGTCCTGCGGCAACCGGCACCGCAAAGATCAGGTACCAGGTGCCCCCGCTTACGAAGCCGCTCGACCTGAAGATTGAAATGGTCGACGCCACGGGGACAAAACACATTTTGGGCCGGGATGTCAAAGGTGGAGAATTCATCTCTCTTGACGCTCCATTTGTGCGCGAAGGGGTTGTCACCATATATCTTGGGGGGGAGTTCGTCTGGCAGGAGCGCTACAAATGATGAGAGAGGTTCTTTTTGCTCCATCCCTTCTCTCGGCTGACATTCTCGATGTCCGGTCTTCCATTGCCGCCCTGAGAGGAGAGCATGACTGGCTTCATGTAGATGTCATGGACGGGGTCTTCGTCCCGAACATTACGTTCGGCCCTGGTTTTGTTTCCGCACTCAGGAAACGGTACCCCGTTGAGGTGCTGGATGTCCACCTTATGGTAGAGCATCCGGACAGGCTTATCGACTCTTTCCTCGACGCAGGTTCCGACTATCTCACGGTTCATCTCGAAGCCGACCGGCACATCCACCGGACCCTTACGATGATTCGTGAAAGGGGCGCAAGAGCCGGAGTATCCATCAATCCGGGGACGCCGGAAGAACTTCTTCGCCCCGTTCTTCCTCTGGCGGATCTTGTCCTGGTGATGTCAGTGAACCCGGGATTCGGAGGGCAGTCTTTTATCCCTTCTGCTCTCGAAAAGACAAAGTCGTTGTGCAGATGGCGGGAAGCGAGCCATTACAATTACCGCGTTGAAATGGACGGCGGAATAGGCTGGGGCAATGCCGCCGAAATCGCGCTCGCCGGCTGCGACGTTATTGTTATGGGAAGCGCTGTGTTCGGCGCTCAGGATCCTGCCCTGTTTTTGCAGGAGATCAAGCTGAATGTTAAGGAGGCAATCGCCCATGCCTGAGCATCGGGAAAACACTTTGCAGGACTTGGGGAAGGAAGTCAGACGCAAGAGAGAGGAACTCGGGCTCAGCCTGAAGGATGTTCATGAAGGAACAAAGATCAGGATGCAGTTTCTCGAAGGAATAGAACGGGGAGACTTCTCGGAATTTCCTGGAACGGTCTACGTTCGGGGTTTTATACGGAATTATCTTCAGTTTATCGGGGCGGAAGAGTTTTGGGCGGACTATCTGCCCGTACTTTCCGAGGGGACGGAAAAAGTCCGGGAAGAGGAGCCTGCGGTAGTTGGTTCGTGCACTCCTCCAGCGAAAGGGTTCAAGCCTGCCTCCAGGTTCTGGATATTTGCCATACTTCTTCTCGTGGCTGTCGGGTCGTCGTGGTACGTCTGGTATACCTGGGACCGGAACGGGGCCCCTTCCTTTGCGGTCCGGGGAGAAAACAGCGAGGAAAACGGCGGAACTGTGGACGAAACTGCCCCGGGGAATGCCGTGGCCGAAACAGCCTCACGGACAGCCGCCGGAGAATCTTCCAATGAAGCCGATCCGAACAGCAGGGAAACCCTTTCCGCCGATCTGTCTGCCGTTCCCCTTGCGGGAATGACGCCTCCTCCTAGCGCTGCCGAGCTTGTTGGCGCCAATGCTTCCCAGACTCCTACGGCCGTTCCGGAGAAGAAAAAGGACAAGGAGCTTGTAATCGATGCGAACGGAGACTGCTGGGTTCGGGTGAGACAGGGAACAAAAACCCTGTATGAACGTACCCTGAAAGCGGGTGAATCTGTTTCTTTCACTGTAAAGGAGCGGATTGAGGTTACCTACGGACGAGCTGGTTCAGTCAGGACGCGGTGGAATGGGGAAGATCTCGGCAATCCCGGAACCACCAGGGGCGTGGAGAGAATTTTTTATGCTCCGGATGGAACCACCGGAAGGATCGCCAGGTGAAGCTCTGTTTAATCAGCCTGGGGTGCTCCAAGAATTCGGCCGACAGCGAAAACCTCATAGGTCTTCTTGAGGCATCCGGAGTTGAAGTTGTCGGCGACGTCGACGAAGCCGACGTCGCTTTGGTGAATACGTGCGGCTTTATACAGTCTGCCGTGGAAGAGAGCGTCAACGCCATTCTCGATCTTGAACTGCTCAAGGAACAGGGAAAACTCAAAAAAATCGGCGTCGTCGGCTGCCTTGTCAACCGGTACGGGGACGAACTAAAACATGAACTGCCTTCGGTGGACGTGTGGGCGAAGGCGGAAGAGTGGGGCCTTGTAGTTCGCTCTCTCGGACTTATCCCCGAAGCGAATCCCGCGAGAGGGATGCTTCCCGAAACAAAGCCGTGGTCACGATACCTTAAAGTCGGCGAGGGATGCGACACCTTCTGTTCCTATTGCACCATACCCTCAATCAGGGGAAGGGCAAGGAGCATCGGCATTCCCAAGCTGTCCGCCATGGCCTTGGATCTTGCTGAAAACGGCGCCAGGGAAATCTGCCTTGTGGGGCAGGATCTGACAATATACGGAAGAGACCTTTACGGAGAGCCCCGCCTCAAGGAATTGCTTGCCGTTCTGGACAGGGAGCTCCCCCGGGATGTTTGGATTCGTCTCCTGTACCTGCACCCCTCAAGAATCGACGAGCGGTTTATCGATTTTGTCGCGGGACATGACAGGATTCTCTCTTACCTGGACATTCCCGTCCAGCATATAGACCCAATGATACTGAAACGTATGAACCGGCCCGCCGACGAAGAACAT
The sequence above is drawn from the Aminivibrio sp. genome and encodes:
- a CDS encoding RodZ domain-containing protein → MPEHRENTLQDLGKEVRRKREELGLSLKDVHEGTKIRMQFLEGIERGDFSEFPGTVYVRGFIRNYLQFIGAEEFWADYLPVLSEGTEKVREEEPAVVGSCTPPAKGFKPASRFWIFAILLLVAVGSSWYVWYTWDRNGAPSFAVRGENSEENGGTVDETAPGNAVAETASRTAAGESSNEADPNSRETLSADLSAVPLAGMTPPPSAAELVGANASQTPTAVPEKKKDKELVIDANGDCWVRVRQGTKTLYERTLKAGESVSFTVKERIEVTYGRAGSVRTRWNGEDLGNPGTTRGVERIFYAPDGTTGRIAR
- a CDS encoding DUF6391 domain-containing protein, translated to MPLLVFVLFLFLFPLLVFAVLLLLALLLPIGFTAAYLPGILFSPAKLAGILFSRRVRANHGLAHGTIAVLEERYGPLDIEGLPDEDGFSLRGGLDPEEVLGAARNALLRMQSGEMFPLFRKRCPAASALVFFGVLVCLVPLAVLGGFSAITAAAILMCVLFSARFFSPWIQRLLTVPLQPGDFEIIGAEPRDERRRFLGIEMLVPSAVFIRTRTRGEPLVAEVVS
- a CDS encoding RsmB/NOP family class I SAM-dependent RNA methyltransferase, whose product is MRGIEAALFVWREVRAGKFASESIRRIADSLSPGDLTLVSSLVYSALRRQFLWKEIYSRFLRTSPSGLSQSAGDALCIGTAGILELRTFAPRVLVNGLVQELKKQGDDRGSRIVNAVLRRVAEEGRDQMRKIEVSGGLKEQSLISGIPSWVASSWRNVWGDDGKKLLKMMRIRPYSSFRITGESDRERILGLAREKGIRCWQSPLLSSSVRLAGTVFPPEFPGYGEGLATPQTESSMMVAEVMRKMHKGGPLLEMCAGRGVKTGHISSLFPETPMESIELSPARAKAAERELARTGMRGKVRLITGDALHTSPSFVPSMISLDAPCSGSGTWNRHPEAKWRLTPEKLDSLASLQINLLKRAVSLLAPGGIVVYSTCSLLKNENENVVAHVLSEEPGLVELSFPFGGALFRKGRPWGTYMWPELPWIDGFYMAVIMKKSGGKTVDG
- a CDS encoding GntR family transcriptional regulator codes for the protein MREPRLYTTSADYAYQELRHRIITKQLKPGQRLPEVNIAVQMGVSRTPVREALRRLASEGLVIIIPNSGARLAAPTAREIEDTFLVREQLECLAIRLAAERIGDRHLRRLEEALVEEARAIEERDLETYLEVNEAFHKAVADASGNRVLAEYVENILARTNAYVVFYDPFYQNETTPTVDSHKEILVALRAHDSEKSVKLMKRHLKESISGLSRIVKD
- a CDS encoding PASTA domain-containing protein, which encodes MGRIFRWAVVLVILVILISGSVAFYTVFFGGKDLVIPPLREMSVLDAVDEAERIGLEVKIEQVESSIPAGTVLAQWPEAGTKVRRDKSIILKISQGGNKKAVPDLRGLENTQALKKIQELGFTAGDTVRIHDDNRPAGTVIAQNPAVPAVVDDSRKIDLLVSLGPVPKDGRIPVPDIAQRDEETGKDLLAQSGLKFGGTEYVSTQNTPEGMIMSTKPGAGTMVRPGDTVQIVVAANRRKEEPQKPETPVVPPGSAGRPSGAVVVEEPPVQTQPRQVGPAGPVQTVLTPRQQELAGATGLPSGTPPAFAPAAAQTGPAATGTAKIRYQVPPLTKPLDLKIEMVDATGTKHILGRDVKGGEFISLDAPFVREGVVTIYLGGEFVWQERYK
- the rpe gene encoding ribulose-phosphate 3-epimerase translates to MMREVLFAPSLLSADILDVRSSIAALRGEHDWLHVDVMDGVFVPNITFGPGFVSALRKRYPVEVLDVHLMVEHPDRLIDSFLDAGSDYLTVHLEADRHIHRTLTMIRERGARAGVSINPGTPEELLRPVLPLADLVLVMSVNPGFGGQSFIPSALEKTKSLCRWREASHYNYRVEMDGGIGWGNAAEIALAGCDVIVMGSAVFGAQDPALFLQEIKLNVKEAIAHA
- a CDS encoding PLP-dependent aminotransferase family protein, which encodes MLLEIPLDSKYGTLYRQIAEHLEKMILAGSIPCGTRLPGTRELARMLGVSRSTVVEAYMLLEKREIVQLKGRSGAFAAADSLPHPVSCREGGDVFHFDSERPTTDLIPYGALAKISRDALLEDGGKILGGSPPEGLEELRFALLEHSVLRGIPARPGEMAVTSGGKDALSTVLRALRTGGYGRVFAERLTYTDMKEIAANEGLPFRPVPLLVEEGLASLKKLTSRDILYLIPSFQNPTGMTLPPEIRREILELRQKKGFLIIEDDSYGELRYGEKSVPALKALDEGEGVVYIGSFSQVLFPGMRFGYILLPSGLWNSYVRTASFRQGQTSSLVQLVMLKFIRQGKLAEAVEKARAVLSARMESLLLGLGSAFPGMPVHKPEGGVFLWFPTGKTDGREAAGLAFRAGVLVTDGNLYSLGNKRQRAVRFSVSSVPAQKMDEACARLEKCWTSLF
- a CDS encoding zinc metallopeptidase, whose protein sequence is MFPFFFDPTMILLIPALLLAVWAQMRVKSVFMRYSAIGSRRGVTAAMAARLILDRFGLQDVPVNQVRGNLTDHYDPRNRSLSLSDSVYGSTSIAAIGVAAHEVGHAIQDSVDYSPLKIRNAIVPVVGIGSSMAFPLFFIGILFYSPMLMDLGVFLFLGVILFHIVTLPVEFDASNRALKVLADTGILSTDEIGGAASVLRAASWTYIAATLMAFAQLIRLLFLRGMFGSRD
- the rimO gene encoding 30S ribosomal protein S12 methylthiotransferase RimO, with the protein product MKLCLISLGCSKNSADSENLIGLLEASGVEVVGDVDEADVALVNTCGFIQSAVEESVNAILDLELLKEQGKLKKIGVVGCLVNRYGDELKHELPSVDVWAKAEEWGLVVRSLGLIPEANPARGMLPETKPWSRYLKVGEGCDTFCSYCTIPSIRGRARSIGIPKLSAMALDLAENGAREICLVGQDLTIYGRDLYGEPRLKELLAVLDRELPRDVWIRLLYLHPSRIDERFIDFVAGHDRILSYLDIPVQHIDPMILKRMNRPADEEHIRRIFSYARKADPYFALRTTVMVGFPGETETQFSKVLNFLEHAMIDRVGAFVFSPEEGTPAAAMEDRVSPEIGEARYRRLMELQSEISLERQKLFVKKNLRVLVDEMDEEDGTAWGRSYREAPEVDGLIAISGGTALEEGQFVEVRITDAAEHDLFAEIAGE
- a CDS encoding DegT/DnrJ/EryC1/StrS aminotransferase family protein; this translates as MTAKIPTLDLKRNYGRIKDEILEAINSVLESQHFILGPDVAAFEKECESYLGGVSAIGCASGTDALLLALKALDIGEGDEVITTPYSFFATASCITRLGAVPVFVDVDPGTFNIDPVKALEAVTPKTKVFLPVHLFGQMTPLESVHDAFAARGIAIVEDAAQAFGSWRKEGNSIRRAGAWGKIGCYSFFPTKNLGGYGDGGMNVTPDGEIAARLRKLRVHGAGTTYYHDEVGLNSRLDSLQAAILRVKLRHIEEWNEERRTVAGRYFALFAEKGLLDTVVPPQELEGNYHIYHQYVVKVPRRDELLAFLEGEGITGRVYYPVSLHLQKCFSFLGYSEGDFPVSEQLSRETLALPVFPELTMDEQVRIVSAIGRFYDK